Proteins from a single region of Companilactobacillus farciminis KCTC 3681 = DSM 20184:
- the nhaC gene encoding Na+/H+ antiporter NhaC — protein MKKGKLSVLESLIIMIVMFGMLGTMMIALGMTPQIPILLAFTLLLFYGRFRGFTWNQLQDGIVEGVKPGIVPMIIFIMIGVLVSAWSMSGVIPTIMVYGLEILNVRFFLFTVFVSCCLVGVIVGSSFTTISTLGIVFMGIGHVMGINTALTAGSIVSGALFGNNMSPLSGTTNLATGIAGVDNVFDHIRTIAHTAIPSATITAIIFLIAGHTTANPNMSSVHHIINALNANFFVSPWMLVPIAVLIICAIMQVPAIPTLLSGSITAIIMHIFINHPKLSTISNQIMNGFQLNSADKKINSIVSGGGVTSMLSSISLILVALTLGGVLIKMGVVENLVGKMKQSVNTPGKLILTSVLSAIGVNFLVGEQYISIILPGTTFKENFDKQNIKPVYLSRILASGGADINALVPWGVTGIFISGVLGVSPLVFIPCAFYVWMNPLLTVTFGFIFGKNYNKDKVVEPKLNRQVSEQLN, from the coding sequence ATGAAAAAAGGTAAATTATCAGTTTTAGAAAGTTTAATTATTATGATCGTAATGTTTGGGATGTTAGGAACAATGATGATTGCTCTGGGCATGACACCTCAAATTCCAATTTTATTAGCATTTACATTATTGTTGTTTTACGGAAGATTTCGTGGCTTTACTTGGAATCAACTCCAAGATGGTATCGTTGAAGGCGTCAAACCCGGAATCGTACCAATGATCATCTTTATCATGATCGGTGTTTTAGTATCAGCTTGGTCAATGTCTGGGGTAATTCCAACTATCATGGTTTATGGTCTAGAAATATTAAATGTCAGATTTTTCTTATTTACAGTCTTTGTCAGCTGCTGTTTAGTCGGCGTAATCGTCGGAAGTTCATTCACAACTATCAGTACACTAGGTATCGTCTTTATGGGTATCGGTCACGTTATGGGAATCAATACAGCTTTAACTGCCGGTTCGATCGTTTCTGGTGCTTTGTTTGGAAACAATATGTCGCCACTATCTGGAACAACTAATTTAGCTACCGGAATCGCGGGAGTCGACAATGTTTTTGATCACATTAGAACAATTGCTCACACAGCCATTCCTTCAGCAACTATTACAGCTATTATTTTCTTGATTGCTGGTCATACGACTGCCAATCCTAACATGAGTTCAGTGCACCACATTATCAATGCTTTGAACGCTAATTTCTTCGTCTCACCTTGGATGCTAGTTCCAATCGCAGTTCTAATTATTTGTGCTATTATGCAAGTTCCCGCTATTCCAACGTTATTATCAGGTTCGATTACCGCTATTATCATGCATATCTTTATCAATCATCCCAAGCTTTCAACTATCAGTAACCAAATCATGAACGGTTTTCAATTGAATTCAGCTGATAAAAAAATCAACAGTATCGTCAGTGGCGGTGGCGTTACTAGTATGTTGAGCAGTATTTCCTTGATTTTAGTTGCTTTGACTTTAGGTGGCGTCTTGATCAAGATGGGCGTCGTCGAAAATCTAGTCGGCAAGATGAAACAAAGCGTCAATACACCTGGCAAGTTGATCTTAACATCAGTTTTGAGTGCTATTGGAGTTAACTTCCTAGTCGGTGAACAATACATTTCAATTATTTTGCCTGGAACAACTTTCAAAGAAAACTTTGATAAACAAAATATCAAACCAGTTTACTTATCACGAATCCTTGCTAGTGGGGGAGCTGATATCAATGCTTTGGTTCCTTGGGGAGTTACTGGAATCTTCATCTCTGGAGTCCTTGGTGTTAGTCCATTAGTCTTCATCCCATGTGCCTTTTACGTTTGGATGAATCCATTATTAACAGTTACCTTCGGTTTTATCTTTGGTAAAAATTACAACAAGGATAAAGTTGTCGAACCAAAACTTAATCGCCAAGTTTCTGAACAATTGAATTAG
- a CDS encoding tetratricopeptide repeat protein — MSKADKVMETIDDGDFSKVDGLIQESLREDDDQTQFSLAETLMSRGLSVQAKTIYQHLLVNYPTEGQILSRLAEIAVSDGDSDQALDYISQITPDSPAYAENLLVSADIYQSLGLYEVSEQKLLEGIREFPDEEVFKFALAEVYFDENKFNQALTYYDMLLDMGIKNYSGISIVLRKASSLAGDGQYEDAISEYEKLNALELNEDAQFQLGFLYNQVKNYNKSISVLENLLDTNRDYPTAYPVIAEDYLNIKKNADAFKYAQLGLNLNELDDRLYQIAFDAGTSEDANNAIKILETGIKKVENPMPLVIKLSDYYVTKGQFKANLDLLNGREINNNPKLVWNLAKSEFETDDVNKAQEDILTVLDEFKDNLDYLSDLVEILRSTGNKEVLQAALRLYLKQDPDNEQMQELLDSL; from the coding sequence TTGAGTAAAGCAGATAAAGTTATGGAAACAATCGATGATGGTGATTTTTCAAAAGTCGATGGTCTGATTCAAGAATCTCTTCGAGAAGATGACGATCAAACACAATTTTCATTAGCCGAGACATTGATGAGTCGTGGACTCTCTGTTCAAGCTAAGACGATTTATCAACACCTTTTGGTTAATTACCCAACAGAGGGCCAAATCCTCTCCAGATTGGCTGAAATTGCTGTTTCTGACGGTGATAGCGATCAAGCTTTAGATTATATTTCTCAAATCACGCCTGATTCGCCAGCTTATGCCGAAAATTTATTAGTTTCAGCCGATATTTATCAGTCATTAGGACTTTATGAGGTCAGTGAACAAAAGCTCTTAGAGGGAATCAGAGAGTTTCCTGACGAAGAAGTCTTCAAGTTTGCTCTAGCTGAAGTTTATTTCGATGAAAATAAATTTAATCAGGCTTTGACGTACTATGACATGCTTTTAGATATGGGAATCAAGAATTACTCTGGTATTTCAATTGTCTTGAGAAAAGCTAGTTCTTTAGCCGGGGATGGACAATATGAAGATGCTATCAGTGAATATGAAAAATTAAACGCTTTGGAATTGAATGAAGATGCTCAATTCCAACTCGGATTTTTGTACAATCAAGTTAAAAATTATAATAAGTCGATTTCTGTTTTGGAAAACCTATTGGATACTAATCGTGACTATCCGACAGCTTATCCAGTCATCGCTGAAGATTATTTGAATATTAAGAAAAATGCTGATGCCTTCAAGTATGCTCAATTAGGTTTGAACTTGAATGAATTAGATGACCGTTTGTACCAAATTGCCTTTGATGCTGGAACATCGGAAGATGCCAATAATGCCATCAAGATTTTGGAAACTGGTATTAAAAAAGTCGAAAATCCAATGCCATTAGTCATCAAGTTGAGTGATTACTATGTTACTAAGGGTCAATTTAAGGCTAACTTGGATCTGTTGAATGGTCGTGAGATCAATAACAATCCTAAGTTAGTTTGGAATTTGGCTAAGTCAGAATTTGAAACTGACGATGTTAATAAAGCTCAAGAAGATATTTTGACGGTCCTAGACGAGTTCAAGGACAATCTGGACTACTTGTCAGACTTGGTAGAAATCTTGCGTAGTACCGGCAATAAAGAGGTTCTCCAAGCAGCATTGAGACTTTATTTGAAGCAAGATCCCGACAATGAACAAATGCAAGAATTGTTAGACTCACTTTAA
- a CDS encoding HU family DNA-binding protein, translating to MANKAELIDSVASKTGLTKKDATSAVDAVFETIQENLSEGNKVQLIGFGNFEVRQRAARKGRNPQTGEEIKIPASKVPAFKPGKALKDSVK from the coding sequence ATGGCAAATAAAGCTGAACTTATTGATAGTGTCGCAAGTAAAACTGGTTTGACAAAGAAGGATGCAACTTCTGCTGTTGATGCAGTATTTGAAACTATCCAAGAAAACTTATCAGAAGGTAACAAAGTTCAATTGATTGGCTTTGGTAACTTTGAAGTTCGTCAACGTGCTGCTCGTAAGGGTCGTAACCCACAAACTGGCGAAGAAATCAAGATTCCAGCAAGCAAGGTTCCTGCATTTAAACCAGGTAAAGCTTTGAAGGATTCAGTTAAATAA
- the der gene encoding ribosome biogenesis GTPase Der, translating to MSVPVVALVGRPNVGKSTIFNRIINERLSIVEDTPGVTRDRIYSRASWLGREFRLIDTGGIEMSGEKMSVQIKNQAEIAIDEADVIVFITNGQNGVTKEDEDVAKILYRTKKPVILAVNKADNPEQRQNIYDFYALGFGDPNPISGAQGTGLGDLLDEIVKVFPYEDKMEEDKTIKFSFIGRPNVGKSSLVNAILGDQRVIVSDMQGTTRDAIDTKYHDEKLDKDFTMIDTAGIRKRGKVYENTEKYSVLRALSAIDKSDVVCVVLNAEEGIREQDKRVAGYAHNAGKGVIIVVNKWDTLKKDTNTMKDFENQIRVEFQYLSYAPILFTSAIKGQRLDQIPELVARVYGNRDRRIQSSVLNDLLLRATSIAPTPLVNGKRLRIYYMTQVAIQPPTFVVFVNETELLHFSYERFLKNQLRDTFDFEGTPIKILPRKRK from the coding sequence ATGTCTGTTCCAGTAGTTGCGTTAGTAGGACGCCCCAATGTTGGTAAATCTACAATTTTTAATCGAATTATTAATGAACGACTTTCAATCGTTGAAGATACACCTGGTGTTACTAGAGATCGAATTTATTCTCGTGCTAGTTGGTTAGGAAGAGAATTTCGTTTGATCGATACAGGTGGTATTGAAATGAGCGGTGAAAAGATGTCCGTTCAAATCAAGAATCAAGCTGAGATTGCGATCGATGAAGCTGATGTTATCGTCTTTATCACTAATGGCCAAAATGGTGTAACTAAAGAAGACGAAGATGTTGCAAAGATTTTGTATCGTACGAAGAAACCAGTTATTTTAGCAGTTAACAAAGCTGATAATCCTGAACAACGTCAAAATATCTATGACTTTTATGCTTTAGGTTTCGGTGATCCAAATCCTATTTCTGGTGCCCAAGGTACTGGGTTAGGTGATTTGTTGGATGAAATCGTTAAGGTCTTTCCATACGAAGACAAGATGGAAGAAGATAAGACTATCAAATTTAGTTTTATCGGACGTCCTAATGTTGGTAAATCATCGCTAGTCAATGCTATCTTAGGTGACCAACGTGTTATTGTTTCCGATATGCAAGGAACGACTCGTGATGCCATTGATACTAAGTATCATGATGAAAAGCTTGATAAAGACTTTACAATGATCGATACTGCCGGTATTAGAAAACGTGGTAAAGTCTACGAAAATACTGAAAAATACTCTGTCTTGCGTGCTTTGAGTGCTATCGATAAGTCAGACGTCGTTTGTGTTGTTTTGAATGCTGAAGAAGGTATTCGTGAACAAGACAAGCGTGTGGCTGGATATGCTCACAACGCAGGTAAGGGTGTTATCATCGTCGTTAACAAGTGGGATACTTTGAAAAAAGACACTAATACGATGAAGGACTTTGAAAACCAAATCAGAGTTGAATTCCAATACTTATCATATGCACCGATCTTGTTCACTTCTGCTATTAAGGGTCAACGCCTCGACCAAATTCCAGAATTAGTTGCAAGAGTTTATGGTAACCGTGATCGTCGAATTCAATCATCGGTTCTGAACGATTTATTATTGCGTGCAACGTCAATTGCGCCAACACCATTGGTAAATGGAAAACGTTTAAGAATTTATTACATGACACAAGTTGCCATTCAACCGCCAACATTTGTTGTTTTCGTTAATGAAACAGAATTGCTTCATTTCTCATATGAAAGATTCTTGAAGAATCAATTGCGTGATACTTTCGACTTCGAAGGAACACCAATTAAGATTCTTCCTAGAAAGCGAAAATAG
- the cmk gene encoding (d)CMP kinase, protein MQIAIDGPASAGKSTIAKLIAKNLNFVYCDTGAMYRTVTLLAKKHNVGYGDTLNILKLMSEHRIHFLNKEDGQHVYLDDEDVSDDIRTEEITNNVSQVSAIKEVRTQLVQMQRDLANDCDIVMDGRDIGTTVLPKAEVKIFLIASVEVRAQRRFKENVERGINTPLKELQDEIAARDYKDSHREISPLKKADDAIEVDTSDMTIEQVVKRVTEIVNEHK, encoded by the coding sequence ATGCAAATTGCTATAGACGGACCAGCATCAGCTGGAAAAAGTACGATTGCCAAATTAATCGCAAAAAACTTGAATTTTGTATACTGTGACACAGGTGCAATGTATCGAACAGTGACTTTACTTGCAAAAAAGCACAATGTGGGTTATGGTGATACTCTCAATATTTTGAAATTAATGTCAGAACATCGAATTCATTTTCTAAATAAAGAGGATGGACAACACGTTTATTTAGACGATGAGGATGTCTCAGATGACATTAGAACTGAAGAAATAACAAACAACGTTTCACAAGTTTCAGCAATCAAGGAAGTAAGAACACAATTAGTTCAAATGCAACGCGATTTAGCCAATGATTGCGATATCGTCATGGATGGCCGTGATATTGGTACAACTGTCTTGCCTAAGGCAGAAGTAAAGATCTTTTTGATTGCTAGTGTGGAAGTTCGTGCACAGAGACGTTTTAAAGAAAATGTTGAACGTGGCATCAATACTCCATTAAAAGAACTACAAGATGAAATTGCAGCACGTGATTATAAAGACTCACATCGTGAAATTTCACCATTGAAGAAAGCTGACGATGCCATTGAAGTAGATACTTCCGATATGACCATCGAACAAGTTGTTAAAAGAGTAACTGAAATAGTTAATGAACATAAGTAG
- a CDS encoding LysM peptidoglycan-binding domain-containing protein yields the protein MADNDKNNMSGDSRVPKSTKGLEGSVSLEDLKKYHLIDTGDENTPTNNTVSDDQASNDEPKQVEDNPTPVGADHLQAEESNDHLSEAKHDAPEVDEPKFEPTPVPPVTPKESVEDSKAESDQDQDDSSADQEDVKPWEKSFDSDTDDEGHVSRAVTKEKQRGNHTLVVTLVVALIVIMFTPVIINAVRGSSSGDLDSSQAESSVENKDKSSKKKAAKKSTKKKSTKKATAKKKTTTNKDSDSDSNSNASSTASDSTAANSTTADSSNSQTANNTQQQTQESQQTQQSQQSQQNNQQASTGTTANDSSTTSTDSNSSNSASYYTVKAGDNWFRIAYNNNLTTAQLKSLNGNVGTLTPGTTLRVK from the coding sequence ATGGCCGATAATGATAAAAACAATATGTCTGGCGATTCACGTGTTCCAAAATCCACCAAAGGACTAGAAGGATCTGTCAGTCTTGAGGATTTAAAGAAATATCATCTAATCGATACAGGTGATGAAAACACACCAACGAATAATACTGTTTCTGACGATCAGGCTTCTAATGATGAGCCTAAACAAGTTGAGGATAATCCTACACCTGTTGGGGCTGATCATCTTCAGGCTGAAGAAAGCAATGATCATTTAAGCGAAGCAAAACACGATGCTCCTGAAGTTGACGAACCTAAGTTTGAGCCAACTCCAGTGCCACCTGTGACACCTAAAGAATCAGTTGAGGACTCAAAGGCAGAATCTGATCAAGATCAAGACGATTCTTCTGCTGATCAAGAAGATGTTAAGCCTTGGGAAAAGAGTTTTGACTCTGATACTGACGATGAGGGTCATGTTTCACGTGCTGTTACTAAAGAAAAGCAACGTGGAAATCACACCCTAGTCGTTACCTTAGTTGTTGCATTGATCGTTATTATGTTTACACCGGTTATTATCAATGCGGTGAGGGGTAGTAGTAGCGGCGATTTAGACAGTTCTCAAGCTGAAAGTTCAGTCGAGAATAAAGATAAGTCTTCCAAGAAGAAAGCTGCTAAGAAGTCAACGAAGAAAAAGTCAACCAAGAAAGCTACTGCTAAGAAGAAGACCACTACTAATAAAGATAGTGACTCTGATTCTAATAGCAATGCTTCAAGTACTGCTAGTGACAGTACTGCCGCTAATAGTACTACGGCTGACTCAAGCAACTCACAAACAGCTAATAACACGCAACAACAAACACAAGAATCACAACAGACTCAACAGTCACAACAATCGCAACAAAATAATCAACAAGCTTCAACTGGTACAACTGCTAACGACAGTTCAACAACTTCAACAGATAGTAATAGTAGTAATTCAGCATCTTATTACACTGTTAAAGCTGGTGACAACTGGTTTAGAATTGCATATAACAATAATCTAACTACTGCTCAACTTAAGAGTTTGAATGGTAACGTTGGTACATTGACACCTGGTACAACACTAAGAGTTAAATAA
- a CDS encoding ECF transporter S component, with protein MGKSLYKFQDIIGVSIFAALGTILMFFEFPVLIWLPFLKVDLSDVVAVVGTFAFGPVGGIMIALLKSMVHLLVTGTGLAGLIGDGAAFVGSVALLLPFSYFWKKNKKIMAVVAGTLSLTVIMSILNYFVVMPLYMNVVGMQLNMSLAKYVATGVIPFNIIKALIISAAVIIIYPRIKGHFAIK; from the coding sequence ATGGGAAAGAGTTTATACAAGTTTCAAGATATAATTGGGGTTTCAATTTTTGCAGCATTAGGAACGATCTTGATGTTCTTTGAATTTCCAGTTTTGATCTGGTTGCCATTTTTGAAAGTTGATTTAAGTGACGTCGTGGCAGTCGTGGGAACATTTGCTTTTGGTCCTGTTGGGGGAATTATGATTGCCTTACTGAAATCAATGGTCCACTTATTAGTAACTGGAACTGGGTTAGCTGGTTTAATTGGCGATGGAGCAGCATTTGTAGGTTCAGTAGCCTTGCTGTTGCCTTTCAGCTATTTCTGGAAGAAGAACAAAAAAATCATGGCAGTTGTTGCTGGTACTTTGAGTTTGACGGTAATTATGTCAATTTTGAATTATTTTGTAGTCATGCCACTTTATATGAATGTCGTCGGGATGCAACTGAATATGTCACTTGCTAAATATGTAGCAACTGGGGTCATTCCATTCAATATTATCAAGGCATTGATCATCTCAGCAGCAGTTATTATCATTTATCCTAGAATCAAGGGGCATTTCGCTATTAAATAG
- a CDS encoding Abi family protein translates to MTNDKPFKSIDEQMSILKTRNLIFENEDTVKSVLSRYGYYEVINGYKSKFLINSSNDNEGFIPNTTFEHIYALYKLDKNIRGDLKNALEDFELTFKQSLAYVIAETYSDDDSEYTNPILYNVGELHKKGNHKETDRDRLLKKLNYIVKYNAYEPYKHYREEHGNVPPWIAVKDLSFGQSIFLYKLSKQTIRDKVVSKMFAISTPLISAADNDFHIRQAFGDLLSLSLFYRNHASHGDHVFSQRSKQFGLRYSKYLFPNFIKETEDEFNKGLGRSSIGTLLCCLASLDNLNCYSTLISWLTVHLEEYLKVYPMDKTFLINSMELNLTNIDLKN, encoded by the coding sequence ATGACAAATGATAAACCTTTTAAGTCTATTGATGAGCAGATGAGCATTCTCAAAACCAGAAATCTTATATTTGAAAATGAAGACACTGTAAAATCTGTACTAAGCAGATATGGTTATTATGAAGTGATAAATGGTTATAAAAGTAAATTCCTTATTAATAGTTCTAACGATAATGAGGGCTTTATACCGAATACAACTTTCGAACACATATATGCTCTCTATAAATTAGACAAAAATATTCGTGGTGATTTAAAAAATGCGCTTGAAGATTTTGAATTGACATTTAAACAATCACTCGCATATGTAATAGCTGAAACATATTCAGATGATGATTCTGAATACACTAACCCTATACTTTACAATGTAGGAGAGTTGCATAAAAAAGGTAATCATAAAGAGACTGACAGAGATAGGTTATTAAAGAAATTAAATTATATCGTAAAGTATAATGCATACGAGCCTTATAAACATTATCGTGAAGAACATGGCAATGTACCACCGTGGATTGCGGTTAAAGATTTAAGTTTTGGGCAATCAATTTTTCTTTACAAATTAAGTAAGCAAACAATTAGAGATAAGGTTGTTTCAAAAATGTTTGCAATTAGTACCCCATTAATTTCTGCAGCTGACAATGATTTTCACATACGACAGGCTTTCGGTGATCTCCTTTCCCTATCGTTATTTTATAGAAACCATGCTTCTCATGGAGACCATGTTTTTAGTCAAAGAAGCAAACAATTTGGTCTAAGATATTCAAAATACCTCTTTCCCAATTTTATAAAAGAAACTGAAGATGAATTTAACAAAGGATTAGGAAGAAGTAGCATAGGCACTTTATTATGCTGTTTAGCTTCTTTAGATAATTTGAATTGTTATTCCACTCTTATATCATGGCTAACTGTACATTTAGAAGAATATTTAAAAGTATATCCAATGGATAAAACTTTTTTAATTAATTCTATGGAATTAAACCTTACAAATATAGATTTAAAAAATTAA
- a CDS encoding pseudouridine synthase — protein MEKVRLQKYMADAGVASRRKSEELIAKGHVKVNGKLITEMGVKVDNHDRIEVDGVPMEEEKKRYILMYKPRGVISAVSDDKDRKVVTDLLEDDVRERVYPIGRLDYDTSGLLLLTNDGEFANHLMHPRYHVDKTYIAKVEGILTTEEIRKLENGIKLKGYTTAKAKVRVMSKDKKKNSSIVRMVIHEGHNHQVKNMFDAVGHKVEKLSRESYDFLTLDGLVSGQYRDLTRLEVATLKKNQK, from the coding sequence ATGGAGAAAGTTAGATTACAAAAATATATGGCCGATGCTGGTGTGGCTTCAAGACGCAAATCAGAAGAATTGATTGCTAAAGGTCACGTTAAAGTTAATGGCAAGTTGATCACGGAAATGGGTGTCAAAGTTGATAACCACGATCGTATCGAAGTAGACGGCGTTCCTATGGAAGAAGAGAAGAAACGTTATATCTTGATGTACAAGCCTCGTGGCGTTATTTCAGCCGTTTCAGATGATAAGGATAGAAAAGTTGTCACTGACCTGTTGGAAGATGATGTCCGTGAACGTGTTTACCCAATCGGCCGTTTGGATTATGATACGTCTGGTTTGTTATTGTTGACTAACGACGGTGAATTTGCCAACCATTTGATGCATCCAAGATATCACGTAGATAAGACTTATATCGCTAAAGTTGAAGGCATTTTGACAACTGAAGAGATCAGAAAATTGGAAAACGGTATTAAGCTAAAAGGCTATACAACTGCTAAAGCCAAAGTTCGTGTGATGTCAAAAGACAAAAAGAAGAACAGTTCAATCGTTAGAATGGTTATTCACGAAGGCCACAATCATCAAGTTAAGAACATGTTCGATGCCGTTGGGCATAAAGTTGAAAAGCTATCCCGTGAAAGTTATGATTTCTTGACTTTAGATGGTTTGGTTTCTGGTCAATATCGTGACTTGACTCGTTTAGAAGTTGCTACTTTGAAGAAGAATCAAAAGTAA
- the scpB gene encoding SMC-Scp complex subunit ScpB, whose protein sequence is MALLFVAGDQGIKEKDLVELLEIDSAALRQNLEELQVKLLTDGDSGIQLVNYNSLYKLVTKNEFSELLTKYFKSGLGTKLSQAALEVLSIIAYRQPITRIEIDEIRGVQSSGSLNTLLMRKMIKEHGKKNVPGHPNLYVVTDEFFDYFGIKSLEDLPKIENFEENSNTGEIDGES, encoded by the coding sequence ATGGCATTATTGTTTGTGGCTGGAGATCAGGGTATTAAAGAAAAAGATTTGGTCGAATTGTTAGAAATCGATAGTGCTGCTTTACGACAAAATCTTGAAGAATTACAAGTTAAATTATTAACTGATGGAGATTCGGGCATCCAATTAGTCAATTACAACTCACTTTATAAATTAGTTACCAAAAATGAATTCAGTGAATTGCTAACTAAATATTTTAAGTCAGGGTTGGGAACAAAACTCAGTCAAGCAGCTTTAGAAGTTTTATCGATCATTGCTTATCGACAACCAATCACAAGAATAGAAATCGATGAAATTCGTGGTGTACAGAGTTCCGGAAGCTTGAATACTTTATTGATGCGAAAAATGATTAAAGAACATGGCAAGAAGAATGTTCCCGGACATCCTAATTTGTATGTAGTGACGGATGAATTCTTCGATTACTTTGGAATTAAGAGTTTAGAGGATTTACCAAAAATAGAAAACTTTGAGGAAAACTCAAATACAGGAGAGATAGATGGAGAAAGTTAG
- a CDS encoding segregation and condensation protein A: MQKLNLVLTDFEGPIDLLLHLIKESKVDIYDIPIAQITQQYLDYLKSMKVLQLDIAGDYLVMASTLMSIKSKMLLPQAPDEIEDEFQDEDPRDQLVSQLLTYQTFKKVAAYFEEKEQYRKQQFDKEVSIPNKQLEQFLEPGSVALTDLATTYAELLREQKNRQPETETIENETLSIEDATDNIMTELKSVKKTTFKALLKLNGNIEEIVTDFMAILELARKQLVSVQQADFKSELFIELRN; this comes from the coding sequence ATGCAAAAATTGAACTTAGTTTTAACTGACTTTGAAGGTCCAATTGACTTGTTGCTACATTTGATCAAGGAATCAAAAGTCGATATTTATGACATTCCAATAGCTCAAATTACTCAACAATATTTGGATTATTTGAAGAGTATGAAAGTTTTGCAGTTGGATATTGCCGGCGATTATCTAGTGATGGCGTCCACATTGATGTCAATTAAAAGCAAGATGCTGTTGCCTCAAGCACCGGATGAAATTGAAGATGAATTTCAAGATGAAGATCCTCGTGATCAGTTGGTTTCACAATTGTTGACTTATCAGACTTTTAAAAAAGTTGCTGCTTATTTTGAAGAAAAAGAGCAGTATCGCAAGCAACAGTTTGACAAAGAGGTCAGTATTCCTAATAAACAATTGGAGCAGTTTCTTGAACCTGGTTCGGTTGCGTTGACGGATTTGGCAACTACCTATGCTGAATTGTTACGCGAACAAAAAAATCGTCAACCAGAAACGGAGACGATTGAAAATGAAACTCTCTCAATTGAAGATGCGACTGACAATATTATGACGGAGCTGAAATCTGTCAAAAAAACTACTTTTAAAGCACTTTTGAAACTGAACGGCAATATTGAAGAAATCGTCACTGACTTTATGGCAATTTTGGAATTAGCACGTAAACAACTCGTTTCCGTTCAACAAGCTGACTTTAAGAGTGAACTATTTATTGAATTGAGGAATTAA
- the xerD gene encoding site-specific tyrosine recombinase XerD → MIDTLSDYARFLRLERGLSKNTITSYNQDLLEFSQFLEKKKLDFYPEDHFIVTQFFASQDKAGKSKNSQMRMFSSLKKFYQWLELLDKLSTNPMNELDAPKKGSHLPVVLSMDEVNKLIESPDISTSLGIRDRTIFEVMYAMGLRVSELVNLKMDDLHLDLELIKTLGKGSKERLLPISETAIKWLNKYLQETREPLVTKYGQQAEVFLNFRGKKLTRQSIWRMIKKYIAQVGITKDVTPHTLRHSFATNLLENGADLRVVQELLGHSDISTTQIYTHVNKTRMKQVYNKAFPRA, encoded by the coding sequence ATGATTGATACTTTGTCTGATTACGCTCGCTTTTTACGATTAGAACGTGGTTTGTCAAAAAATACAATAACTTCATACAATCAAGATCTATTGGAATTCAGCCAATTTCTAGAGAAGAAGAAACTTGATTTTTATCCAGAAGATCATTTTATTGTCACTCAGTTTTTTGCTAGTCAGGATAAAGCTGGCAAATCGAAAAACTCTCAGATGCGAATGTTTTCGTCTTTGAAGAAATTTTATCAATGGTTAGAATTGCTTGATAAACTTTCTACTAATCCGATGAATGAATTGGATGCTCCCAAAAAGGGCAGTCATTTGCCGGTAGTTTTGTCGATGGATGAGGTCAATAAATTGATTGAGTCGCCTGATATTTCAACTAGTTTGGGTATTAGAGACCGCACGATTTTTGAAGTAATGTATGCGATGGGGTTGCGAGTGAGTGAATTAGTCAATTTGAAGATGGACGATTTGCACTTAGACTTGGAACTGATTAAGACTTTGGGTAAAGGTTCAAAAGAACGTCTTTTGCCAATCAGCGAGACGGCCATTAAGTGGTTGAATAAGTATCTTCAAGAAACCCGTGAACCTTTGGTGACAAAATATGGTCAACAGGCGGAAGTCTTTTTGAATTTTCGCGGGAAAAAGTTAACTCGACAATCGATTTGGCGGATGATCAAAAAATATATTGCTCAAGTAGGTATAACTAAAGACGTAACGCCACATACTTTACGACATTCTTTCGCTACTAATTTATTAGAGAATGGAGCGGATTTACGTGTGGTTCAGGAATTGTTGGGACATTCAGATATTTCAACGACTCAAATTTATACGCACGTTAATAAGACGCGGATGAAGCAAGTTTATAACAAGGCTTTCCCACGAGCATAG